One Apodemus sylvaticus chromosome 14, mApoSyl1.1, whole genome shotgun sequence DNA window includes the following coding sequences:
- the Thnsl1 gene encoding threonine synthase-like 1, which yields MLNFTRCHHLKQITQKCFSSAPAKVQSHTQLLLPRAFARADVGKSWHSTHSLVGDKNIVLMGPPGSGKTTVGRILGDKLGCCVIDVDGDVLEKTWNMSASEKLQDVGNEQFLEEEGKAMLNLNASGSVISLSGSNPMHDASMWHLKKNGIVVYLDVPLTDIISRLKSVRIDRIVGQNTGASLRDLLKHGRLYYKKWYDARVFCESGASAEEVADKVLDVVRRYQDVDSETFISTRHVCLKDHDKKFPPKYFSEAVIEGLASDGGLFVPEKEFPKLSRGEWESLIGATYIERAQVLLERCIHPADIPAAKLGEMIETAYGENFACSKVAPVRHLSGNQFILELFYGPTGSFKDLSLQLMPHVFAYCIPPGCNYVILVATSGDTGSAVLNGFSHLHKSDKERIAVVTFFPENGVSDFQKAEIVGSQRDNGWAIGVKSDFDFCQTAIRKIFNDSDFTGFLTVEYGTILSSANSINWARLLPQVVYHASAYLELVSQGFISFGSPVDVCIPTGNFGNILAAVYAKMMGIPIRKFICASNQNHVLTDFIKTGHYDLRNRKLAQTFSPSIDILKSSNLERHLYLMANKDGQLMTNLYNQLESQLHFQIEKMLVEKLQKDFVADWCSEGECLEAINTTYHASGYILDPHTAVAKVVADKMQDKSCPVVIASTAHYSKFAPAIMQALRIEELNQASSSQLYLLSSYNALPPPHEALLERMKQREKMDYQVCVADVDVLKGHVEELIQNWFIRKSV from the coding sequence ATGCTGAACTTTACCAGATGTCACCATCTGAAACAGATAACACAGAAGTGTTTTTCTAGCGCGCCGGCTAAAGTACAGAGCCACACACAGCTCCTGCTCCCACGAGCCTTTGCACGTGCAGACGTGGGGAAGTCATGGCACTCTACCCACTCTCTTGTTGGAGACAAAAATATTGTCCTGATGGGGCCTCCTGGTTCTGGGAAAACAACAGTTGGCAGAATATTAGGTGACAAATTAGGCTGCTGTGTCATCGATGTGGATGGTGATGTCCTGGAGAAAACCTGGAATATGAGTGCATCTGAAAAATTGCAGGATGTTGGTAATGAGCAATTtttagaagaggaaggaaaagccaTGTTAAACTTGAATGCATCTGGAAGTGTGATTTCTCTCAGTGGGTCCAATCCCATGCATGATGCTAGCATGTGGCATCTGAAGAAAAATGGAATTGTTGTATACCTGGATGTGCCTCTAACAGATATAATTAGTCGTCTGAAATCAGTGAGAATTGATAGGATTGTTGGCCAGAACACTGGAGCATCTCTGAGAGACTTACTGAAGCACGGAAGACTATACTATAAGAAATGGTACGATGCCCGAGTCTTCTGTGAGAGTGGGGCTTCAGCTGAGGAGGTTGCAGACAAAGTCCTTGATGTGGTTAGACGATACCAAGATGTGGATTCAGAAACATTCATTTCAACAAGGCATGTTTGTCTTAAAGACCACGACAAGAAGTTTCCACCAAAATACTTCAGTGAAGCTGTGATTGAGGGATTGGCTTCTGATGGTGGCCTCTTTGTCCCTGAGAAGGAGTTTCCAAAACTAAGCCGCGGGGAGTGGGAGAGCCTGATAGGAGCCACCTACATAGAACGAGCCCAGGTACTTTTGGAAAGGTGCATTCACCCTGCGGACATACCTGCTGCCAAACTAGGAGAAATGATTGAAACTGCGTATGGGGAAAACTTTGCCTGCTCCAAAGTTGCCCCTGTCAGGCACCTTTCTGGCAATCAGTTCATCTTGGAGTTGTTCTATGGCCCAACGGGGTCCTTTAAAGATTTGTCTTTACAGCTTATGCCTCATGTTTTTGCCTACTGTATCCCACCAGGTTGCAACTATGTGATACTTGTAGCGACTTCAGGAGATACTGGGAGTGCAGTCTTAAATGGGTTTAGCCATCTTCATAAAAGTGATAAGGAAAGAATAGCTGTGGTCACATTTTTCCCAGAGAATGGAGTTAGTGATTTCCAGAAAGCAGAGATAGTTGGCAGTCAGAGAGATAATGGATGGGCAATAGGTGTCAAGTCGGATTTTGATTTTTGCCAGACAgctattagaaaaatatttaatgattCTGATTTTACTGGCTTTCTGACTGTGGAATATGGGACAATCTTAAGCTCAGCAAATTCTATAAATTGGGCTCGACTACTTCCGCAGGTTGTGTATCACGCCTCCGCATACCTTGAGCTTGTCAGCCAAGGGTTTATTTCTTTTGGAAGCCCAGTAGATGTCTGTATTCCCACAGGAAACTTTGGGAACATATTAGCGGCAGTGTATGCCAAGATGATGGGAATTCCCATTCGAAAATTTATCTGTGCCTCTAATCAGAACCACGTTTTGACTGATTTCATAAAAACTGGACATTATGATCTAAGGAATAGGAAATTAGCACAAACGTTTTCACCCTCAATAGATATTCTCAAATCTTCAAACCTGGAGCGACATTTATACTTGATGGCTAACAAAGATGGACAGTTAATGACTAATTTATATAATCAGCTGGAGAGTCAGCTTCACTTCCAGATTGAGAAGATGCTAGTTGAGAAGCTGCAGAAGGATTTTGTTGCTGACTGGTGTTCTGAGGGAGAATGCCTAGAGGCCATCAACACTACCTACCATGCATCAGGCTATATTTTGGATCCACATACTGCTGTTGCAAAAGTGGTTGCAGACAAGATGCAAGACAAAAGCTGCCCAGTGGTCATCGCATCTACAGCTCACTACTCCAAGTTTGCCCCTGCTATCATGCAGGCACTGAGGATTGAGGAACTCAACCAGGCGTCATCAAGCCAGCTCT